Proteins found in one Mesorhizobium sp. CAU 1732 genomic segment:
- a CDS encoding Lrp/AsnC family transcriptional regulator produces the protein MTRHKLDAIDLKILDAIQRDGRITKLALAEKVGLSPTPCWMRLRKLEKAGIVSGYHAHVSARCVAPVATVLMEVTLGAHRQADFDRFERAIRDQPEIVACWSVGGGVDYVLKVVTRDIDTYQRLVDALLEREIGIDRYFTYIVTRTVKEETALPLDDLLPLST, from the coding sequence ATGACCCGCCACAAGCTCGATGCCATAGACCTGAAAATCCTGGATGCGATCCAGCGCGACGGCCGGATCACCAAGCTGGCGCTGGCGGAAAAGGTCGGGCTTTCCCCGACGCCATGCTGGATGCGGCTGCGGAAACTGGAAAAGGCCGGCATCGTCAGCGGCTATCACGCGCATGTCTCGGCGCGCTGCGTCGCGCCCGTGGCGACGGTGCTGATGGAGGTGACCCTCGGCGCGCACCGGCAGGCCGATTTCGACCGTTTCGAACGCGCGATCCGCGACCAACCCGAGATCGTCGCTTGCTGGTCGGTGGGCGGTGGGGTGGACTACGTCCTTAAGGTCGTGACGCGGGACATCGACACCTATCAGCGTCTGGTCGACGCGCTCCTGGAACGCGAAATCGGCATCGATCGCTACTTCACCTACATCGTGACGCGGACGGTGAAGGAAGAG
- a CDS encoding PLP-dependent aminotransferase family protein, whose translation MTMWLPDPALLRRPAYLSLADQFARAISDGKLENGVRLPTHRKLADELGLSVQTVSRAYEELIRRGLITGEVGRGTFVQTQGREPDPPYLPERLGEVIDLSILKPVCETMHHDRLKGALAWLAENLPASSALSFRPNVVFPRHRAVAVDWLKQCGLTVSPQNVSVTNGATAGMTVALMSVAPPGSTVATEAIGHHTLVPLATYLGFHLDGLPIDDDGLIPEALDEACRHSDIRAVFLQPSVINPTATLMSAERRAEIVAVARKHDIAIVENDVLGPLVADRPPPIAALAPERTLYVTSFTKIVVPGLRIGYLVAPDRYVAAVANRHLVSNWMATPMVAEIASKWVSDGTAMELVDWQRAAIRRRHDIAAEVLDGVKLRSHPESLHLWLPLPDGRSEDGFVSQARLQGVAIAPGVSFRTSEARWTPAVRISLGSTDEAELRIGLGLVAKLLMADPEHLLLAI comes from the coding sequence ATGACAATGTGGCTGCCCGATCCAGCGCTGTTGCGACGTCCCGCCTACCTCTCGCTGGCCGATCAATTCGCACGCGCGATTTCCGACGGAAAGCTCGAGAACGGCGTCAGGCTGCCCACTCATCGCAAGCTCGCCGACGAGCTTGGTCTGTCGGTCCAGACGGTCAGCCGTGCCTATGAGGAATTGATCAGGCGCGGTCTCATCACCGGCGAAGTCGGGCGCGGAACCTTCGTGCAGACGCAAGGGCGGGAGCCCGACCCGCCATACCTGCCCGAGCGGCTGGGCGAGGTCATCGACCTCTCCATCCTCAAGCCGGTCTGCGAGACGATGCACCACGATCGCCTGAAGGGTGCGCTTGCCTGGCTGGCGGAGAACCTGCCTGCGAGCTCCGCGCTCTCGTTCAGGCCGAACGTCGTCTTCCCGCGCCATCGCGCGGTCGCGGTGGACTGGCTGAAACAGTGCGGGCTGACCGTCTCGCCGCAGAATGTCAGCGTCACCAATGGCGCGACGGCAGGCATGACCGTGGCCTTGATGAGTGTCGCGCCGCCCGGATCGACGGTGGCGACCGAAGCGATCGGCCATCACACGCTGGTGCCGCTCGCGACCTATCTGGGCTTCCACCTCGATGGGCTGCCGATCGACGATGACGGCCTGATCCCCGAAGCGCTCGACGAGGCGTGCCGGCATTCCGACATCAGGGCGGTGTTCCTTCAGCCATCCGTCATCAACCCGACCGCGACCCTGATGAGTGCCGAGCGCCGGGCGGAAATCGTAGCCGTGGCGCGCAAGCACGACATCGCGATCGTCGAGAATGACGTACTCGGCCCCCTCGTGGCAGACCGCCCGCCGCCCATCGCAGCACTTGCGCCGGAGCGAACGCTTTACGTGACGAGCTTCACCAAGATCGTCGTACCCGGACTGCGCATCGGCTATCTCGTTGCACCGGACCGATATGTCGCGGCCGTGGCAAACCGCCATCTCGTGTCGAACTGGATGGCGACGCCGATGGTGGCGGAGATTGCGAGCAAATGGGTAAGCGATGGCACGGCCATGGAATTGGTCGATTGGCAGCGCGCTGCCATACGCCGCCGCCACGACATCGCGGCGGAAGTGCTCGATGGCGTTAAGCTCCGCTCGCATCCCGAAAGCCTGCATCTCTGGCTGCCGCTTCCCGATGGCCGCAGCGAAGACGGTTTTGTCTCGCAGGCCCGCTTGCAGGGTGTCGCCATCGCGCCGGGCGTGTCCTTCCGCACATCGGAGGCGCGGTGGACGCCGGCCGTGCGCATCTCGCTCGGCTCGACGGACGAAGCGGAGCTTCGCATCGGGCTCGGCCTGGTGGCGAAATTGCTGATGGCCGACCCCGAACACCTCCTGCTCGCCATCTGA
- the ehuA gene encoding ectoine/hydroxyectoine ABC transporter ATP-binding protein EhuA, translated as MPAPIVQIDGISKSFGTFKVLDGLSLQVMPGEKLALIGPSGSGKTTILRILMTLEGIDEGSIKIDGDELYRMPRNGGLVAADERHLAKVRQKVGMVFQLFNLFPHKSVIDNVTLAPILTQKTPRAAAEKRALELLEMVGMADKAKAMPAQLSGGQKQRVAIARALALSPKIMLFDEVTSALDPELVEEVLNVMRKLAEETDMTMLLVTHEMGFAHDFADRVLFFDRGRIVEEGKPDDIFRQPKQERTQAFLRKIIAAGHRV; from the coding sequence ATGCCTGCGCCCATCGTCCAGATTGACGGGATTTCCAAGAGCTTCGGCACGTTCAAGGTGCTGGACGGCCTGTCGCTGCAGGTCATGCCCGGCGAGAAGCTCGCGCTGATCGGCCCCTCCGGTTCCGGCAAGACGACGATCCTGCGCATCCTGATGACGCTCGAAGGCATCGACGAGGGCAGCATCAAGATCGACGGCGACGAGCTCTACCGCATGCCGCGCAATGGCGGGCTGGTCGCGGCCGACGAGCGTCATCTCGCCAAGGTCCGGCAGAAGGTCGGCATGGTGTTCCAGCTCTTCAACCTGTTTCCGCATAAATCCGTCATCGACAACGTGACCCTGGCGCCGATCCTGACGCAGAAGACGCCGCGCGCCGCTGCCGAGAAGCGGGCCTTGGAACTGCTCGAGATGGTGGGCATGGCAGACAAGGCGAAGGCCATGCCGGCACAACTGTCGGGCGGCCAGAAGCAGCGCGTCGCGATCGCCCGCGCGCTCGCCCTGTCGCCGAAGATCATGCTGTTCGACGAGGTCACCTCCGCGCTCGATCCCGAACTGGTCGAGGAGGTGCTCAACGTGATGCGCAAGCTCGCCGAAGAGACCGATATGACGATGCTTCTGGTCACGCACGAAATGGGGTTCGCGCACGATTTTGCGGATCGCGTCCTATTTTTCGACCGGGGCCGGATCGTCGAGGAAGGCAAGCCCGACGACATTTTCCGTCAACCCAAGCAGGAGCGTACGCAGGCGTTCCTGAGGAAGATCATCGCGGCCGGACACAGGGTCTGA
- the ehuB gene encoding ectoine/hydroxyectoine ABC transporter substrate-binding protein EhuB has protein sequence MKRYAVMAGAAAIAALSAVVLTQPTVAQDNAKLEQLKAQGFARVAIANEPPFTAVAADGKVSGAAPDVARAVFEKLGVPEIVASISEYGAMIPGLQAGRHDVVTAGLFMKPERCAAVVYSEPVLCDAEAMLVKKGNPKGFKSYEDVAADASATIGAPGGGTEEKLALDAGVPRDRVIVVPDGQSGLKMVQDGRIDAYSLPVLSINDLVQKANDPNLEVIAPVEGAPVYCDGAAFKKGDEALRDAFDVELAKLKESGEFAKIIEPYGFSAAAALSTNREKLCAQE, from the coding sequence ATGAAACGCTATGCAGTAATGGCCGGAGCGGCCGCGATCGCAGCGCTGTCCGCAGTCGTGCTGACTCAACCCACCGTGGCGCAGGACAACGCCAAGCTCGAGCAGTTGAAGGCGCAGGGCTTCGCCCGCGTCGCCATCGCCAACGAGCCGCCCTTCACGGCTGTTGCCGCGGACGGCAAGGTTTCGGGTGCTGCCCCAGACGTGGCGCGCGCCGTCTTCGAGAAGCTCGGCGTGCCGGAAATCGTCGCATCGATCTCGGAATATGGCGCGATGATCCCCGGTCTGCAGGCTGGTCGTCATGATGTCGTTACCGCAGGTCTCTTCATGAAGCCCGAGCGTTGCGCGGCGGTCGTCTACTCCGAGCCGGTCCTTTGCGATGCAGAGGCGATGCTGGTGAAGAAGGGCAACCCGAAGGGCTTCAAGAGCTATGAGGACGTTGCGGCCGACGCATCGGCGACCATCGGCGCGCCCGGCGGCGGCACAGAAGAGAAGCTGGCGCTCGACGCCGGCGTGCCGCGCGACCGCGTCATCGTGGTACCGGATGGGCAGAGCGGCCTGAAGATGGTTCAGGACGGCCGCATCGACGCCTATTCGCTGCCGGTCCTGTCGATCAACGACCTCGTTCAGAAGGCCAACGATCCGAACCTCGAAGTCATCGCACCTGTCGAAGGTGCGCCTGTCTATTGTGACGGCGCGGCCTTCAAGAAGGGCGACGAGGCCTTGCGCGACGCGTTCGACGTCGAACTCGCCAAGCTGAAGGAATCCGGCGAATTCGCAAAGATCATCGAGCCCTACGGCTTCTCGGCCGCAGCCGCGCTGTCGACGAACCGCGAAAAGCTCTGCGCCCAGGAGTAG
- the ehuC gene encoding ectoine/hydroxyectoine ABC transporter permease subunit EhuC — translation MTDWSGYLALILQGALVTAQLTVMGCALALVMAFIAGLGRLSRFFALRALATAYIEFFRGTSIFVQLFWAYFVLPFMGITLTPFQAGVLALGLNVGAYGAEVVRGAVQSIGKEQREACVALNLSRFQAMRYVILPQAFLTMLPTFCNNAIELLKATAVVSLISLTDMTFQAQVVRAQTGNTLVPFGTILLIYFVMAMTISTFMRWLERRLARGLDGVRTV, via the coding sequence ATGACCGACTGGTCCGGATATCTAGCCCTGATCCTGCAAGGTGCGCTCGTCACGGCGCAGCTTACGGTCATGGGTTGCGCGCTCGCGCTGGTGATGGCGTTCATCGCCGGGCTGGGCCGGCTTTCGCGCTTCTTCGCGCTGCGGGCGCTGGCGACCGCCTACATCGAATTCTTCCGCGGCACATCGATTTTCGTCCAGCTTTTCTGGGCCTATTTCGTCCTGCCCTTCATGGGCATCACGCTGACGCCCTTCCAGGCCGGCGTGCTGGCTCTGGGCCTGAACGTCGGCGCCTATGGCGCGGAGGTGGTGCGCGGCGCGGTGCAGTCCATCGGCAAGGAACAGCGCGAGGCCTGCGTGGCGCTCAATCTCTCGCGCTTCCAGGCGATGCGCTACGTGATCCTGCCGCAAGCCTTCCTGACCATGCTGCCGACCTTCTGCAACAACGCGATCGAGCTTCTGAAGGCCACCGCGGTCGTGTCGCTGATCTCGCTGACGGACATGACGTTCCAGGCGCAGGTCGTCCGCGCGCAGACCGGCAATACGCTGGTTCCGTTCGGCACGATCCTGCTGATCTACTTCGTCATGGCCATGACGATCTCCACCTTCATGCGTTGGCTTGAGCGCCGTCTCGCGCGCGGCCTCGATGGCGTGAGGACAGTCTGA